The genomic interval TCCAAGTCGACTTTGTGCCGCTCTGAACCTTCGAGATGCTTTCCTTTAAGGTAGTGAAGCTCGTTCACGGCGAGAGCACCACTGTGCTCCTTTCCCTAGTGGTTTTCCGCCACCTCGGAAATGTCATCACGTTGTTGGCGGACTTGCGGATGGTCTCTCCAAGCGTGGTGGTTTTGGTGGATAGCGAGGGGTGGGCGGATATGGCTACAGTAGCAGCCTCGTCGTTCCGATGTAGCGTCGTGAGCAGTTTGGACTACTACTCGATGATGTTGGAGTCGTTGTATGTGTTTACAGCTAGGGGAGGAGGGGAGTGGGTGAGGAGAATCAAGATGATGCATCTGTAACCGAAGGTTGGGTGGAAGATGGAAGGAAGAGAAGAGGGATAGAGATGGAGAAAAGCTGAGAAACATTGACTcagtataagaaaaaaaaaattcagtcttccgttagccacatcagctcgtttttaactgtgttaattttggaggactaaaatcaaagtttccttaaaaggaggactaaaatgtatcttactttgaaagagagactaaaaccaaaaccacttgataatatagggactaaaaacatatttaacccttatttatttactttacaaaatttaaaccattattgaaaaaattatcgAAAGTCTTAACTAAGAGtgaaataattagtaaataaatagtAACGATagtaatttatgaataaaatgatttatgattaatttatctataattattaataaaggaaatggttgattgtttgataaccattatttatctataaatattttaatatctattcTATCCtaatcaatataaattattttattaatcatttatgctttaaatttaataaatactttttataattattttctaagcatatatttttaataaatttaataatatctttttgttttaataataaattttaaaaaaataatttttttattatattaaggTAAAAGTGATGCAAAATAAATTGTCTCACTAAATACatacgaaaaaaaaatcatatttttgtttttttcctaatattttgatatttaaatttgaaaaagaatgtTATATTTTCCGAATTGATAAAACTAATCGAAATTTTAttggtagagaaagaaaattgaataaaataaataaataatataataatatttaaatttagtataatttattttattctttacatattaattattaaataattaatttgattggttcaaaataaaataacatatatttacaattgaaaattataaaatattatatttttataaactatatatatatatatatatatatatatatatatatatatatatatatatatattattaaatgacaCATCGATGTCACCTATAAGTAAAAGAATGTTCTTTGATTGAAATAAATACAACTCTaatattattatactaaaaaaatttaaaatgttatcataaaattaattaaaacttatgaAAATAACAATCTCAATACAACTCGAAATATCGTACTAAAATTTTTTAgcacaatttatttaaaagaaataacatttGAAAACCACGAAAATAATTCCCTACTTACCTCTCGACTACACAACACCAACATCATTAACAATATCCTCTACAATATTATCTACTCCCATATAAATACAATTATCGTAGATGGAAACCATCACCtcaaatgcaagggtgagctgaTAACATCAACATTAAgaaacacatataataatataattattataatacagttatctaataatatataagtcCATAACATCAATCCATTTCGCAACACAAAACACATTGGTAATCCAAAGTCTAGTCTAGATAAAACATGTCATCACCACCAATCATTTTCGCTATATGTCATCTTTCATACTCCAGCACACACGAGCATTTCACCAAAATTGAGTCAACACACCTATGTAAGACTTTCTCGTTCACCAAAATGTAGCCCACACATCAACGCGAGTCTCGTATGTTCACCGAAACAGGGCCTACGCACCAACGCAGGATTTGTTTGTTCACCAAAACAAGGCTTGCTCACCAAAGCAAGGACTTTCTCACATCATGGCTAAAGAGTACGTAAGATGATATATAATCCACTGTCTCAAACACAGTCAACACAACAACATGGTTTATCAAAATACAGTGAAGAAAAACAATTCAACCAACACCGTAAACACTTCAAACAACTCGGCACACACACTAAAATAACTTGGAAATCACATCACACAACTCGGAAAGTAATTTAAACAGTTCGACTTCACCTAGACCAACTCAACAAAGTGCTCAGAGCTCGGCCAACACCATAGACAGCTCGGTCATGTGCTAAAACCCTTAAGCCCACCTAAACCACACTCAAAAATAATTTCCAGAACCCTGAAACTAAGGTTCCCAAACAGCATAACAATATAGCCCGACCAAAatacaaacaattcaaatgACACCTCAAACAACTCTCCCAACATCACTAAGAGGTAAgtcaacattaaaaaaagaaaacgacaCAAAGAACTTCCAAATCTGAGCTTCAAAACCTCAAAATCTAGGTCCAGAACATCCCAAACCTGGACAG from Vigna radiata var. radiata cultivar VC1973A chromosome 9, Vradiata_ver6, whole genome shotgun sequence carries:
- the LOC106773283 gene encoding scarecrow-like protein 15 — its product is MLSFKVVKLVHGESTTVLLSLVVFRHLGNVITLLADLRMVSPSVVVLVDSEGWADMATVAASSFRCSVVSSLDYYSMMLESLYVFTARGGGEWVRRIKMMHL